In Triticum urartu cultivar G1812 chromosome 6, Tu2.1, whole genome shotgun sequence, the following proteins share a genomic window:
- the LOC125512357 gene encoding peptidyl-prolyl cis-trans isomerase CYP95 isoform X6: MGRKKNPIVFLDVSIGDGPDERMIFELFANVAPLTAENFRALCTGEMGIGQSTKKPLYYKGSTFHRVIKGFMAQGGDFSNGDGNGGESIYGEQFEEDENFVLRHDDRGLLSMANAGRNTNGSQFFITFKPNSHLDRKNTVFGKLILGNDVLKRIEHVDVDGSTNKPIVPVRIVDCGELVDGKGRGSFSTENDKKKVKSKLSIDSSEDEGNEEKHKGRRKKSLKRRKKKRRYSSSESETSSESESSDSESESDYSSESSDISSSSDDKRRRRKRHSKKDKRKHGKRRRDRRREKRRRKRDRKSKQKSKRMVESDSETGNASDGSSEDARRKRQRHGRKSKATSQISAEDHTAVAALKDATSTQEKIGTPRSLAQEDKSPLENGEMRTNGVTDSKSERKAGIMPVLTGNRSKSRSQSTSANHSMSKSMSVSPRSPIKRSNVSLERLVSPSPVHQRSRSPVHASKQKESRSPPGQRNMSMSPHRRSPSKSPPGRASRSPVVRRNRSPVEVRTRSISRSSARSLQRRSPSRSPERTHVRKSVSPSPTPMEKGKSISRTSARSPLHKGFSRSPDMPPRKTTSRSPQRNAHRNFSRSPVGSSRRSLTPVRGGRSRRNASRSPSPPRRAVSPPNHGRSPSRSVSPDGSKRIRRGRGFTQRYSFARQYRSPSVDRSHRYGGRGDRDRYISHRGTRYRSPPRRYRSPPRRASPRSSRYRRRSRSVSRSPPAYRDRARGGGYSRSPVRSRSPPAGKPSSRGDRARSLSRSRSLSGSRSRSPPPVQDCSPLASPFPKHASNDRSRSMSVSPEGKKGLVSYGDGSPDSAGK; encoded by the exons ATGGGTAGAAAGAAGAATCCAATTGTCTTTCTGGATGTATCGATAGGTGATGGGCCTGACGAAAGAATGATATTTGAG CTGTTTGCTAATGTTGCTCCCCTTACAGCAGAGAACTTCAGAGCATTATGCACAG GTGAGATGGGAATTGGACAATCAACTAAGAAGCCATTATATTACAAGGGATCAACATTCCACCGTGTCATCAAGGGGTTCATGGCACAA GGTGGCGACTTCTCAAATGGAGACG GAAATGGTGGAGAAAGTATATACGGCGAACAATTTGAAG aag ATGAAAATTTTGTGCTACGCCATGATGACCGGGGTCTCTTGTCAATGGCAAATGCTGGACGTAATACCAATGGCTCCCAGTTCTTCATTACGTTCAAGCCTAATTCTCATCTTGACAG GAAgaacactgtttttggcaagctTATTCTTGGAAATGATGTGCTGAAGAGGATTGAGCATGTTGATGTGGATGGTTCTACTAATAAGCCTATCGTTCCAGTAAGAATAGTGGATTGTGGGGAGCTTGTTGATGGTAAAGGCCGGGGATCTTTCTCAACTGAAAATG ATAAAAAGAAAGTTAAGTCAAAGTTGTCCATTGATTCATCTGAAGACGAAGGTAATGAAGAAAAACACAAGGGCCGTCGCAAGAAATCTTTGAAGAGGAGAAAGAAGAAGAGAAGATACTCTTCTTCAGAATCAGAAACCTCATCTGAGTCTGAGTCGTCAGATTCTGAGAGTGAATCAGATTACTCCAGCGAGTCGTCTGACATCAGCAGCTCAAGTGATGACAAGCGGAGACGAAGGAAGAGACACTCCAAGAAGGATAAACGCAAGCATGGGAAAAGAAGGCGAGATCGCAGGCGCGAGAAAAGACGTAGAAAGCGTGACAGGAAATCAAAGCAGAAGTCAAAAAG GATGGTAGAGAGTGACAGTGAAACTGGAAATGCGAGTGATGGCAGCTCTGAGGATGCCAGAAGAAAGCGGCAACGCCATGGAAGGAAATCTAAGGCCACATCTCAAATTTCTG CTGAAGATCACACAGCAGTAGCTGCTCTGAAGGATGCCACTTCAACTCAGGAAAAGATTGGAACACCAAGGAGTCTGGCACAAGAAGACAAATCTCCACTGGAGAATGGCGAGATGCGCACAAATGGTGTTACTGACTCCAAATCTGAAAGGAAGGCCGGTATCATGCCTGTTCTAACTGGCAACCGAAGCAAATCTAG GAGCCAGAGCACGAGTGCTAATCACTCcatgagcaagagcatgagtgtAAGTCCCAGAAGCCCAATCAAAAGGTCAAACGTCAGCCTGGAGAGATTGGTAAGCCCGAGTCCTGTTCATCAGCGTAGTAGAAGTCCTGTCCATGCTTCCAAACAAAAAGAAAGCAGGAGCCCACCCGGACAGAGGAATATGAGCATGAGTCCTCATCGAAGAAGCCCCAGCAAGAGCCCACCTGGAAGGGCAAGCAGAAGTCCTGTTGTCCGCAGGAACAGGAGTCCTGTTGAAGTTCGGACAAGAAGCATTAGCAGGAGCTCAGCTAGGTCCTTGCAGCGAAGAAGTCCAAGTAGGAGCCCGGAAAGAACCCATGTGCGAAAAAGTGTCAGTCCAAGCCCCACACCTATGGAGAAGGGAAAAAGCATTAGCCGAACTTCTGCAAGATCTCCACTCCACAAGGGTTTTAGCCGGAGCCCTGATATGCCTCCCAGAAAGACTACAAGCAGAAGCCCTCAAAGGAATGCTCATAGAAACTTTAGCAGGAGCCCTGTGGGATCTTCTAGAAGAAGCTTGACCCCTGTACGAGGTGGTCGATCTCGCAGGAACGCCAGCAGAAGTCCTAGCCCACCTCGCAGGGCAGTATCACCACCCAATCACGGTAGGAGCCCATCTAGGAGTGTCTCTCCCGATGGATCAAAACGCATAAGAAGAGGGAGGGGCTTTACTCAACGTTACTCATTTGCCAGACAGTATCGTTCACCTTCTGTTGATCGTTCTCACCGCTATGGTGGAAGAGGTGATCGTGACAG GTATATCAGTCACAGGGGCACTCGTTATCGATCACCTCCAAGACGATACAGAAGCCCACCAAGAAGAGCATCACCAAG GTCTAGCAGGTACAGAAGGAGGAGCCGAAGCGTGTCACGCAGCCCACCAGCTTATCGAGACCGTGCAAGGGGAGGTGGCTACAGCAGGAGTCCAGTACGTAGTCGTTCGCCTCCTGCTGGGAAACCAAGTTCCCGAGGTGATCGTGCACGGTCGCTCTCCAGGAGCAGGAGCCTGTCTGGGTCAAGATCAAGGTCCCCACCACCTGTGCAGGATTGCTCCCCCCTTGCCTCCCCATTTCCAAAACATGCAAGTAACGACAGGTCCCGGTCTATGTCGGTGAGTCCTGAAGGGAAGAAGGGTTTGGTTTCCTATGGAGATGGCTCCCCTGATTCTGCTGGGAAGTAG
- the LOC125512357 gene encoding peptidyl-prolyl cis-trans isomerase CYP95 isoform X5, whose protein sequence is MTIEKMGRKKNPIVFLDVSIGDGPDERMIFELFANVAPLTAENFRALCTGEMGIGQSTKKPLYYKGSTFHRVIKGFMAQGGDFSNGDGNGGESIYGEQFEDENFVLRHDDRGLLSMANAGRNTNGSQFFITFKPNSHLDRKNTVFGKLILGNDVLKRIEHVDVDGSTNKPIVPVRIVDCGELVDGKGRGSFSTENDKKKVKSKLSIDSSEDEGNEEKHKGRRKKSLKRRKKKRRYSSSESETSSESESSDSESESDYSSESSDISSSSDDKRRRRKRHSKKDKRKHGKRRRDRRREKRRRKRDRKSKQKSKRMVESDSETGNASDGSSEDARRKRQRHGRKSKATSQISAEDHTAVAALKDATSTQEKIGTPRSLAQEDKSPLENGEMRTNGVTDSKSERKAGIMPVLTGNRSKSRSQSTSANHSMSKSMSVSPRSPIKRSNVSLERLVSPSPVHQRSRSPVHASKQKESRSPPGQRNMSMSPHRRSPSKSPPGRASRSPVVRRNRSPVEVRTRSISRSSARSLQRRSPSRSPERTHVRKSVSPSPTPMEKGKSISRTSARSPLHKGFSRSPDMPPRKTTSRSPQRNAHRNFSRSPVGSSRRSLTPVRGGRSRRNASRSPSPPRRAVSPPNHGRSPSRSVSPDGSKRIRRGRGFTQRYSFARQYRSPSVDRSHRYGGRGDRDRYISHRGTRYRSPPRRYRSPPRRASPRYRRRSRSVSRSPPAYRDRARGGGYSRSPVRSRSPPAGKPSSRGDRARSLSRSRSLSGSRSRSPPPVQDCSPLASPFPKHASNDRSRSMSVSPEGKKGLVSYGDGSPDSAGK, encoded by the exons ATGACCATCGAGAAGATGGGTAGAAAGAAGAATCCAATTGTCTTTCTGGATGTATCGATAGGTGATGGGCCTGACGAAAGAATGATATTTGAG CTGTTTGCTAATGTTGCTCCCCTTACAGCAGAGAACTTCAGAGCATTATGCACAG GTGAGATGGGAATTGGACAATCAACTAAGAAGCCATTATATTACAAGGGATCAACATTCCACCGTGTCATCAAGGGGTTCATGGCACAA GGTGGCGACTTCTCAAATGGAGACG GAAATGGTGGAGAAAGTATATACGGCGAACAATTTGAAG ATGAAAATTTTGTGCTACGCCATGATGACCGGGGTCTCTTGTCAATGGCAAATGCTGGACGTAATACCAATGGCTCCCAGTTCTTCATTACGTTCAAGCCTAATTCTCATCTTGACAG GAAgaacactgtttttggcaagctTATTCTTGGAAATGATGTGCTGAAGAGGATTGAGCATGTTGATGTGGATGGTTCTACTAATAAGCCTATCGTTCCAGTAAGAATAGTGGATTGTGGGGAGCTTGTTGATGGTAAAGGCCGGGGATCTTTCTCAACTGAAAATG ATAAAAAGAAAGTTAAGTCAAAGTTGTCCATTGATTCATCTGAAGACGAAGGTAATGAAGAAAAACACAAGGGCCGTCGCAAGAAATCTTTGAAGAGGAGAAAGAAGAAGAGAAGATACTCTTCTTCAGAATCAGAAACCTCATCTGAGTCTGAGTCGTCAGATTCTGAGAGTGAATCAGATTACTCCAGCGAGTCGTCTGACATCAGCAGCTCAAGTGATGACAAGCGGAGACGAAGGAAGAGACACTCCAAGAAGGATAAACGCAAGCATGGGAAAAGAAGGCGAGATCGCAGGCGCGAGAAAAGACGTAGAAAGCGTGACAGGAAATCAAAGCAGAAGTCAAAAAG GATGGTAGAGAGTGACAGTGAAACTGGAAATGCGAGTGATGGCAGCTCTGAGGATGCCAGAAGAAAGCGGCAACGCCATGGAAGGAAATCTAAGGCCACATCTCAAATTTCTG CTGAAGATCACACAGCAGTAGCTGCTCTGAAGGATGCCACTTCAACTCAGGAAAAGATTGGAACACCAAGGAGTCTGGCACAAGAAGACAAATCTCCACTGGAGAATGGCGAGATGCGCACAAATGGTGTTACTGACTCCAAATCTGAAAGGAAGGCCGGTATCATGCCTGTTCTAACTGGCAACCGAAGCAAATCTAG GAGCCAGAGCACGAGTGCTAATCACTCcatgagcaagagcatgagtgtAAGTCCCAGAAGCCCAATCAAAAGGTCAAACGTCAGCCTGGAGAGATTGGTAAGCCCGAGTCCTGTTCATCAGCGTAGTAGAAGTCCTGTCCATGCTTCCAAACAAAAAGAAAGCAGGAGCCCACCCGGACAGAGGAATATGAGCATGAGTCCTCATCGAAGAAGCCCCAGCAAGAGCCCACCTGGAAGGGCAAGCAGAAGTCCTGTTGTCCGCAGGAACAGGAGTCCTGTTGAAGTTCGGACAAGAAGCATTAGCAGGAGCTCAGCTAGGTCCTTGCAGCGAAGAAGTCCAAGTAGGAGCCCGGAAAGAACCCATGTGCGAAAAAGTGTCAGTCCAAGCCCCACACCTATGGAGAAGGGAAAAAGCATTAGCCGAACTTCTGCAAGATCTCCACTCCACAAGGGTTTTAGCCGGAGCCCTGATATGCCTCCCAGAAAGACTACAAGCAGAAGCCCTCAAAGGAATGCTCATAGAAACTTTAGCAGGAGCCCTGTGGGATCTTCTAGAAGAAGCTTGACCCCTGTACGAGGTGGTCGATCTCGCAGGAACGCCAGCAGAAGTCCTAGCCCACCTCGCAGGGCAGTATCACCACCCAATCACGGTAGGAGCCCATCTAGGAGTGTCTCTCCCGATGGATCAAAACGCATAAGAAGAGGGAGGGGCTTTACTCAACGTTACTCATTTGCCAGACAGTATCGTTCACCTTCTGTTGATCGTTCTCACCGCTATGGTGGAAGAGGTGATCGTGACAG GTATATCAGTCACAGGGGCACTCGTTATCGATCACCTCCAAGACGATACAGAAGCCCACCAAGAAGAGCATCACCAAG GTACAGAAGGAGGAGCCGAAGCGTGTCACGCAGCCCACCAGCTTATCGAGACCGTGCAAGGGGAGGTGGCTACAGCAGGAGTCCAGTACGTAGTCGTTCGCCTCCTGCTGGGAAACCAAGTTCCCGAGGTGATCGTGCACGGTCGCTCTCCAGGAGCAGGAGCCTGTCTGGGTCAAGATCAAGGTCCCCACCACCTGTGCAGGATTGCTCCCCCCTTGCCTCCCCATTTCCAAAACATGCAAGTAACGACAGGTCCCGGTCTATGTCGGTGAGTCCTGAAGGGAAGAAGGGTTTGGTTTCCTATGGAGATGGCTCCCCTGATTCTGCTGGGAAGTAG